A stretch of DNA from Mucilaginibacter daejeonensis:
CGGTGTTAAAACGGCCGTTCAGGCTCAGCAAGGCATCGTAAACGCCAATGTCATAAATGCCACGTTTAAGCGTGTCGCTTTTTACGTTGGCGCTAATGTTCAGGTCATCGGACAGCAGGTATAGGTTCTGCGTGTATTCCTTGATCACTTCTTTACCGGTGCTGTCCTTTTCGCGTACCGCCTTTTTGTAAGGGATCACTAACACGGGACCTTGTATCAATTGCCGGCCCGACCATTTGTCGGTATCCTCGTTCACGATCTGTTCCTGCCGGTCGCTGCGTTCGCGTACCAGTTCCTGTATCCATGAGGAGGGGATCAAAAGCAGGAGGGCGATCACCATGATCAAAAGCAGTTTCAGGAGTACCGACTCGCGGAGCCAGTTACCGGTCGGGTGTGGTTGGTCTATCATAATGTTATTTTTAAAAGAACTTTGAAAATGAAAGTTATTAGTCAAAAAAAACAGGCCGCTGCAACCTGGTCTTATTTTTTTTGTTGTTGAATGAGTTGTTCCAACGCATTTAGGTGTTCCTGGAAAGCCGTCTTTCCTTTATCTGATGCCTGGTAAGTGGTGTTGGGCTTACGGCCTACAAAACTCTTGTGTATGGTGATATAGCCCTCTTTTTCCAACGCTTTAAGGTTAGATGCCAGGTTGCCATCGGTAATATCGAGCAGATCGCGCAGCGAAGTAAAGTCGTACGACTCGTTCACCATCAGCACGCTCATGATCTGTAGCCTTACCCGATTCTCAAAGGCCTTATCCAGTTTATCGAACGGAACTTTCAACGTTCGTATTTTATATACATTAAACTACCGTAAACAATGTGCAGTACCCCAAAACCGATCGCCCAAATGAACAATCCGAAACCGGGAAGGGCCGCTGCGATGATGCCCAGCACGATCTGGCACAAACCTAAGTATTTTACGTCATTATAGGTATAGGCGCTGGCGCCTACCAGCGCAAGCCCATAAAAGGCCAGGCATGCGGGCGATATGATACCCAGATAGCCACGCCCCAGCAGCAAAATGATCAGCACCCCGCCGGTGATCAGCGGTGTGGCCATTTGGAATAAGAGCGCGCGGCTGGTCTTTCCCCATACGGGTTGCTTTTGCTTTTTGGCCTTACGTACCGTTAAGTAATAACCGGTAAGTAACGAGGCGAACAGCACGGCAAAGGCCACGAAGAACAATTGCAGGATCACGGGCGAGAACACCAGATCCTCCCAGAGTTGCGATTGCAGGTATGGACTCTGGCCCGGTGGCGCATAGTCGAACGAGTGACGGCCGGCAGGGTCATAAATGATCCGATAGGCCAGGCCTGCGCCAATAAGCGCATAAACTCCGGCCATTACGCCCGAAAGCCCGCTCAAGGAGATGAACTTTGATGAGCGCTCCATCATGTTGCGTATAGAGGCGAGGTCGTCGTGTAACTTTGAGTTTTCCACCAGAAAAGTACTTTTGTTTTCAAAGTAATGGAAAGTATTTGAGGTGTGCAAGAGTGAAATGAAAATAAATATGTGAGACGACATTTTATTACCCTCTTGAGAGGGCTGAGGGAGGTATGTGTAGTGGAAAGTGGGTGTGTTTAGATAAGCGATGTTTTGCATAGCGTCTAAACACACCCCTGACCCCTCTCAAGAGGGGAAGTATAGTGGCGATGCATGGCTTTTTGATAATGTACTTTTCATCCCCTCTTGAGAGGGGGCGCGTTGGGCAAGTGTAATGGAAAGGGGTGTGTTTAAATAAGCGATGAGACTCAAAACTTCCTTAGCTTTTTGTTCTTTCCTCTAAATAAGCTTCCAATGTTCGCAATACATTGATCATGTCTTTCATGACCTCAACTTCTGTAAACCTGAGAATCGTAAGGCCATATCTCATCAGCTCTGTATCCCTCAATTCATCAAGGTCTATCACATTCTCGTGATAATGCCCGTCCAGCTCGATCACTAATTCCAATTCTGCACAATAAAAGTCGACGATGTATCTCAACAACGGCTTTTGCCTGTGAAAGTCATAGCCGTGAAACCTCTTACCTTTCAACTCCTGCCAAAGCCTGATCTCGCCAAGTGTACTATCGTTTCGAAGTTTGGTTGCCAGCGGTTTTAAATTTGCATCATATGGGATGATCTTGCGCGGCATGGTCGAGTGATAACTGCGGTATTATGGTCTTATCTTTTTCATTCCCCTCTTGAGAAGGGGCGCGAGGGGAAGTGTTATGGAAAGGGGTGTGTTTAATGAAGCGATGTTTTGCATTGCGTCTAAACACACCCCTGACCCCTCTCAAGAAGGGAAGTATGATGGTATCTAAATGAATACACCTTAATGAGCTTCCAGCCAGTTGACGCCGGTACCCATCTCGACCATGATCGGCACTTCGGTCTTTATAGCGGTGCGCATATGGTGAGAGATGATCGGTTTTACGGTCTCCAGTTCATCCTTGCGTACATCGAACACTAACTCATCATGCACTTGCATGGTCATGCGACTGGCCAGTCCCTGCGCCTTGAACTCTTTATGAATGTTGATCATGGCGATCTTGATCATATCAGCCGCGGAGCCTTGGATAGGGGCGTTAATGGCATTTCGTTCGGCAAAGCCACGCACGGTGGCGTTGGCCGAGTTGATATCACGCAAGTAACGGCGACGGCCCATCAATGTCTTAACATAGCCGTTCTCGCGGGCAAAGTTCATGGTATCGCTCATGTAATTCTTGATACCCGAGTATTGCACAAAGTACTGCTCAATGATGTCGTTAGCTTCCTTACGTGGTATACCTAAACTTTGCGATAACCCGAACGACGATTGACCGTAAATGATACCGAAGTTAACGGCCTTGGCATTGCGGCGTTGATCGCTGGTCACATCGGCCAGGGCCACGCCGTACACATTGGCTGCCGTAGCGGTGTGGATGTCGAGGTTCTGTGCAAAGGCATCCAGCATGTTAGGGTCCTTGCTGATCTCGGCAATGATGCGCAACTCGATCTGCGAGTAATCGGCCGATAGCAGGATGTGGTCCTCATCGCGGGCAATGAACGCTTTACGCACCTCTCGGCCACGTTCGGTACGGATCGGGATGTTTTGCAGGTTGGGGTTTTGCGAGCTCAAACGACCGGTAGCCGCCACGGCCTGGTTGTATGAAGTATGAATGCGGCCGGTCTTTGGGTTCACCATCAGCGGCAGGGCATCCACATAGGTCGATTTCAATTTTAGCAACTGGCGAAAATCCAAAATATCACGCACGATGTCGCTCTTGGTGGCCAGGGCCAGCAGCACGTCCTCACCGGTTTGGTATTGGCCGGTCTTTGTCTTTTTGGCCTTAGGGTCCAGCATCAGTTTCTCGAACAGTACCTCACCCAGTTGCTTGGGCGATGAGATGTTGAACTTGACACCCGCCTTTTCATGCACGGTGCGCTCCAAACGGGTGATGTCGGTCTCCAGCTCTTTCGAAAATTCTTTTAGGGTCGGTTCATCAACGCGTACGCCCTCAAATTCCACGTCGGCTAAAACGTAGATCAGCGGATGCTCCATCTCGCTCAATAACTTGTCGGCCTCCACTTGTTGCAGTTTAGGCTCGAACACTTGTTTCAGTTGAAGGGTCACGTCGGCATCCTCACCGGCGTACTCTTTTACCTTTTCTACATCCACATCGCGCATGGTGAGCTGGTTCTTGCCCTTGGGGCCGATCAACTCAGTGATGGATACCGTTTTGTAGCCCAGGTAGTTCTCGGCCAGGATATCCATGTTATGGCGGGTATCAGGGTCAAGCACGTAGTGTGCCATTAGGGTGTCGAACAGTTTGCCTTTTACCTCGATGCCATACCACTTGAGCACGAGTATATCGTACTTAACGTTCTGGCCTACCTTGTTAATGGACTCGTTCTCCAACACCGGTTTGAACTCGTGCGCAATGGTCCTGGCCTCCTCAAAGTTGGCCGGTAGCGGTATATACCAGGCCTCGCCCGGGTTAATGGCGAACGACAGACCTACCAGCTCGCAGTTGTTGGCGTCGAGGCCGGTGGTCTCGGTATCGAAGGTGATCTCCGGCTCTTTCAGTAACGCAGCGATCAGCTCGGCGCGTTGCTCGGCGGTGGTCACCAGGTGGTATTGGTGTGGTACGTTGCTGATATTCTTGGCGGCAACGGGTGCTTCGCTCTCGGCAATATCGGTCACGGTAACGGCCAGGGTACGGCCGGTGCCTGGTGCCGGATCACCGAACAGGTCTTGCTGACCACCAACGGCCTTGATCTCGGTAATGCTGAAATCATCGCCAAATACGCGGCGCCCCAGCGTACGGAATTCCAGTTCGGCAAAGAGGGGCTCGAGCAGGTCCTTACTTGGAGCACAGATGGCCAATCCTTCTTCGTCCAGTTCCACCGGTACATCCAATATGATAGTA
This window harbors:
- a CDS encoding winged helix-turn-helix domain-containing protein gives rise to the protein MKVPFDKLDKAFENRVRLQIMSVLMVNESYDFTSLRDLLDITDGNLASNLKALEKEGYITIHKSFVGRKPNTTYQASDKGKTAFQEHLNALEQLIQQQKK
- a CDS encoding endonuclease domain-containing protein, producing MPRKIIPYDANLKPLATKLRNDSTLGEIRLWQELKGKRFHGYDFHRQKPLLRYIVDFYCAELELVIELDGHYHENVIDLDELRDTELMRYGLTILRFTEVEVMKDMINVLRTLEAYLEERTKS
- the polA gene encoding DNA polymerase I codes for the protein MKKLFLLDGMALMYRAHFALSKNPRFTSGGLNTSAVMGFTNTLLDVLRKEKPTHMAVVFDTDAPTERHTDFADYKGHREAMPEDLSKAMPYVIKLILGFNIPVITSDGYEADDIIGTLAKKAEQQGYQVYCMTPDKDFAQLVSPNIFIYKPARMGNDMEILGVEEVKKKWEVDDVCQVIDILGLWGDAVDNIPGIPGIGEKTAKALIKQYGSMENIIKNSHELKGKMRENVEKFADQGLMSKKLATIILDVPVELDEEGLAICAPSKDLLEPLFAELEFRTLGRRVFGDDFSITEIKAVGGQQDLFGDPAPGTGRTLAVTVTDIAESEAPVAAKNISNVPHQYHLVTTAEQRAELIAALLKEPEITFDTETTGLDANNCELVGLSFAINPGEAWYIPLPANFEEARTIAHEFKPVLENESINKVGQNVKYDILVLKWYGIEVKGKLFDTLMAHYVLDPDTRHNMDILAENYLGYKTVSITELIGPKGKNQLTMRDVDVEKVKEYAGEDADVTLQLKQVFEPKLQQVEADKLLSEMEHPLIYVLADVEFEGVRVDEPTLKEFSKELETDITRLERTVHEKAGVKFNISSPKQLGEVLFEKLMLDPKAKKTKTGQYQTGEDVLLALATKSDIVRDILDFRQLLKLKSTYVDALPLMVNPKTGRIHTSYNQAVAATGRLSSQNPNLQNIPIRTERGREVRKAFIARDEDHILLSADYSQIELRIIAEISKDPNMLDAFAQNLDIHTATAANVYGVALADVTSDQRRNAKAVNFGIIYGQSSFGLSQSLGIPRKEANDIIEQYFVQYSGIKNYMSDTMNFARENGYVKTLMGRRRYLRDINSANATVRGFAERNAINAPIQGSAADMIKIAMINIHKEFKAQGLASRMTMQVHDELVFDVRKDELETVKPIISHHMRTAIKTEVPIMVEMGTGVNWLEAH